The following proteins are encoded in a genomic region of Syntrophotaleaceae bacterium:
- a CDS encoding SDR family oxidoreductase, which translates to MGDQNQQFPPQHQERQPGRREEMEPHPLSNMEDYKGSGKLKDKVAIVTGGDSGIGRAVAIGFAKEGADVAIVYLEEHEDAEESKRLVKAEQRRCLTIAGDLASDEFCRQVVEKTLEKFGKLDIVVNHAGVQFPQKSITDISPDQLERTFRVNVFAMFHLIRHALPHMQEGSAIINTASVTAYKGMPILIDYSASNGAIVSLTRSLALNLAPKGIRVNAVAPGPIWTPLIPATFEEDQVEKFGANTPMGRAGQPDELAPSYIFLASNDSSYMTGQMLHPNGGRVMSS; encoded by the coding sequence ATGGGCGATCAGAACCAGCAATTCCCACCTCAGCACCAGGAACGGCAGCCGGGGCGTCGCGAGGAAATGGAGCCGCATCCCCTCAGCAACATGGAAGATTACAAGGGAAGCGGGAAGCTGAAGGACAAGGTGGCCATCGTCACCGGGGGAGACAGCGGGATCGGCAGGGCGGTCGCCATCGGTTTCGCCAAGGAAGGCGCCGACGTCGCCATCGTCTATCTGGAGGAGCATGAGGATGCAGAGGAATCGAAACGGCTGGTGAAAGCCGAGCAGCGGCGCTGCCTGACTATTGCCGGCGATCTCGCCTCCGATGAGTTCTGTCGACAGGTGGTAGAGAAGACCCTGGAAAAATTCGGCAAGCTGGACATAGTGGTCAATCATGCCGGGGTCCAGTTTCCGCAGAAATCGATCACCGACATCTCACCGGATCAACTGGAAAGGACCTTCCGGGTCAATGTTTTCGCCATGTTCCACCTGATCCGGCACGCCCTGCCGCATATGCAGGAGGGCAGCGCCATCATCAATACCGCCTCGGTCACAGCCTACAAGGGGATGCCGATACTGATCGATTATTCGGCTTCCAACGGAGCGATCGTCTCCCTGACCCGCTCCCTGGCCCTGAACCTGGCACCGAAAGGCATTCGGGTCAACGCCGTGGCGCCCGGTCCCATCTGGACGCCGCTCATTCCGGCAACTTTCGAAGAGGACCAGGTGGAAAAATTCGGCGCCAACACGCCCATGGGCCGGGCCGGCCAGCCGGACGAGCTGGCTCCCAGCTATATCTTCCTGGCCTCCAACGACTCCTCCTACATGACCGGGCAGATGCTGCATCCGAACGGGGGGAGGGTGATGTCGAGTTGA
- a CDS encoding DUF2383 domain-containing protein, protein MDQKKMQKEIEDLIQLDIDAIHSYEQTIEKIEIIEVRRQLLSFKQEHERHVRDLSPKLAALGGKVPRSPDLKGYLIEGFTSLRSSTGTKGALKAMQSNEKLTNRKYEEAVKKDFPADIRGIIENNRLEEAKHLRYIEEALSQKMWETKQPTRRTDMHDQLFNTLKTDHEEVKKIFTRIQETESGSERKNLVETLRKEILPHMIGEEKIIYASLKEQKDAWSDALESIEEHHAAQIVLQELVHLSPDDEHFRAKASVLKEMVEHHIKEEEETIFEDLRQVLSDKRAKEILDGFNREKEMAKSNYPDIPFVTMQPPGVRA, encoded by the coding sequence ATGGATCAGAAAAAGATGCAGAAGGAGATTGAAGATCTTATTCAGCTTGACATTGATGCAATTCATTCCTACGAACAAACTATAGAAAAGATAGAGATTATCGAGGTAAGGAGGCAGTTGCTTTCATTCAAGCAGGAGCATGAGAGACATGTTCGTGATCTGTCTCCAAAATTGGCCGCACTTGGCGGAAAAGTCCCCCGTTCTCCCGATCTGAAGGGCTACCTGATCGAGGGGTTTACTTCCCTTCGCAGCAGCACCGGAACGAAGGGGGCACTCAAAGCCATGCAATCCAATGAAAAACTGACCAACCGCAAGTATGAAGAAGCCGTGAAGAAAGATTTTCCCGCTGATATCAGGGGCATTATCGAAAACAACCGGCTTGAGGAGGCGAAACACCTCCGGTACATCGAGGAGGCTCTTTCACAGAAGATGTGGGAAACCAAACAGCCGACAAGGAGGACAGATATGCACGATCAACTGTTCAATACGCTTAAAACTGATCATGAGGAAGTCAAGAAGATCTTTACCCGAATCCAGGAAACGGAGAGCGGCTCGGAGCGCAAGAATCTGGTGGAAACCCTGCGCAAGGAGATTTTGCCCCACATGATCGGGGAGGAAAAGATCATTTATGCATCCCTTAAAGAACAGAAGGACGCCTGGTCCGATGCTCTCGAAAGCATCGAGGAGCACCATGCCGCCCAGATCGTACTGCAGGAACTGGTTCATCTCTCCCCTGACGACGAGCACTTTCGGGCCAAGGCCTCAGTGTTGAAGGAGATGGTCGAGCATCACATCAAGGAGGAAGAGGAAACAATTTTCGAGGATCTGCGGCAGGTTCTGAGCGACAAGCGGGCCAAGGAGATACTGGACGGTTTCAACCGGGAGAAGGAGATGGCAAAGTCCAACTATCCCGATATCCCCTTTGTGACCATGCAGCCGCCGGGGGTCAGGGCGTAA
- a CDS encoding TolC family protein, giving the protein MKVICPKSILIPFLLLHVLLLGPAAGFGQSETDTASQKVLDLSVEEVALLVLQNNRDLRVQRLNPVIAGAFEKLERGAFDPELFVQAEYAEEKATETARSTGTQFEVDGSDSAIAAGVSQFLPTGTSVDLTVDQSRSISNRAPEQQVARLGLTVTQALLQGFGPAVNLAAVRQAELGTVASRYELRGFVETLLAEAEIAYWNFVLAQEQIAIFESSLEVAREQRNETELRIEVGLLPEVEAAAARAEVARREQALIAARSLLEERRLRLLRLLSPADSFNQRINATSQPRMRTEPVKELPERLQLAEKMRPELNEARMRMQQRRLETVVTRNGLLPRLDFFVTLGKTGYADTFDDAFRELDGDNYDLVAGIRLSRALGNTVAEARDLAARTTLRQAEEALANLRQLVLLDVHLAANDLERTRQQIAASAATRDLQEQTLAAEQERFEVGTSTTLLVSQAQRDLLVSQIAEVEAIVNHRIALVNLFLAEGTLLERRGIDLGP; this is encoded by the coding sequence GTGAAGGTTATCTGTCCCAAGTCGATCCTGATTCCATTCCTGCTCCTGCATGTGCTGCTCCTCGGGCCAGCTGCCGGCTTTGGGCAATCTGAAACTGATACCGCTTCCCAAAAGGTTCTCGATCTCTCCGTGGAGGAGGTCGCCCTGCTGGTTCTGCAGAACAACCGCGACCTCCGGGTGCAGCGCCTCAACCCGGTCATCGCCGGAGCCTTCGAGAAGCTCGAAAGGGGAGCCTTCGACCCCGAACTGTTTGTCCAGGCCGAGTACGCCGAGGAAAAGGCAACCGAAACCGCACGATCCACCGGCACCCAATTCGAGGTGGATGGCAGCGACAGCGCCATAGCCGCCGGTGTCAGTCAGTTTCTCCCCACGGGAACCTCCGTCGACCTTACGGTCGATCAGTCCCGCAGCATTTCCAACCGTGCACCGGAACAGCAGGTCGCTCGACTCGGGCTGACCGTTACCCAGGCTCTGCTGCAGGGGTTCGGCCCGGCCGTCAACCTGGCCGCCGTTCGCCAGGCCGAACTCGGCACCGTCGCCAGCCGATATGAACTGCGCGGGTTCGTCGAAACGCTGCTGGCGGAGGCGGAAATCGCCTACTGGAACTTCGTGCTGGCCCAGGAACAGATCGCGATTTTCGAAAGCTCCCTGGAGGTGGCCCGCGAACAGCGAAACGAAACGGAACTGCGCATCGAGGTCGGACTGCTGCCGGAGGTGGAAGCGGCCGCCGCCCGGGCCGAAGTGGCACGCCGGGAACAGGCCCTGATCGCCGCCCGCAGTCTGCTCGAGGAACGCCGCCTGCGCCTGTTGCGGCTTTTGAGCCCAGCTGACAGCTTCAATCAAAGGATCAACGCCACCAGCCAGCCTCGCATGCGCACAGAGCCGGTCAAGGAACTGCCGGAACGCCTGCAGCTGGCTGAAAAGATGCGCCCGGAACTCAACGAAGCCAGGATGCGGATGCAGCAGCGGCGGCTGGAAACCGTGGTCACCCGCAACGGCCTGCTGCCTCGGCTCGATTTTTTCGTCACCCTGGGCAAAACCGGCTACGCCGATACTTTCGACGACGCCTTCCGCGAGCTGGACGGCGACAACTACGACCTGGTCGCAGGAATCCGTCTGAGCCGGGCCCTCGGCAACACCGTGGCCGAAGCACGGGATTTGGCCGCCCGAACGACCCTGCGCCAGGCGGAGGAGGCCCTGGCCAACCTGCGTCAGCTGGTGCTGCTGGATGTGCACCTGGCCGCAAACGACCTGGAGAGAACCCGCCAGCAGATCGCAGCATCCGCTGCAACCAGGGACCTCCAGGAACAAACACTGGCCGCCGAACAGGAGCGCTTCGAAGTCGGCACCAGCACCACCCTGCTGGTCTCCCAAGCCCAGAGAGACCTGCTGGTCAGCCAGATCGCCGAAGTCGAAGCCATCGTCAACCACCGCATCGCCCTGGTGAACCTGTTTCTCGCCGAGGGAACTCTCCTCGAAAGAAGGGGGATCGATCTGGGGCCATAA
- a CDS encoding efflux RND transporter permease subunit, which translates to MNLPRFSVSRPVFTTMVTLIVIVLGGISLSRLKTDLLPQIELPTLSITTEYEGASPEVMERLVTRIVEEIVATVPGVEELASRSSEGSSRVTVTFVWGTDIDTAALDVQARLEDEINELPEDIIRPRISKFDVSSFPVVLLGISSSLDPVELTQLIEDQVRYRFSRLPGVAQVDLWGEFKREVRIEIDPNRLKALGLALDLVLQAIRDANLDLPAGRIEQGQYEVTLRAPAEFTQLDQIRNTVIYRQGGAVVTLGQVAQVRDTYEKLRRLVRVNGERGLRVAIRKQADANTVEVSRRVLKEIEEVNKAFPQIRIVPVINQGNFIERSIANVAQSVLYGGGLAIIVLLFFLRDIRSTLVISLAIPISIIATFVLIYFGGFTLNLMTLGGLALGVGMMVDSSIVVLENIFRRRKENREETAEAAVEGAREVGPAIVASTLTTLVIFLPMIFIRGVAGVLFKELAYVIIFSLVCSLLVSLSLVPMLASRLLARAQRPATGRNQWSQALAERANTVFGRFDNSYSNLLHFVLQHRWRTILIAVSLLAVSLLLLPGIGTEFLPPSDEGEVRITGEMETGTRLDLVDQQTRRLEQIVTPEVPETISYVASAVTSGMSNSGAAEGHLNIALMPATRRTRSNEQIAQELRRLLEGRVPGMTVRVRAPQGQFLLDRLLGGEEAVTIEIRGFDFATLDTLAARVEQSILDVPGVTDLSASKKAGTPQQEIRVNRDKIADVGLSVRDVTRALETAVAGSRAGEFRAEGNSYRIFVQLADAEKRSIEEILDLTLTTADGEQVALRNLVTSDMSRGPTFIERKDQQRLLAIQANVAGRDLGSVAQDIQERLELIPRPVGYDLTIAGKFEEQQEAFRELIISLLLALLLVYMVLACQYESLRNPLVVMLSVPVAAVGVLLILFLTGTTLNLQSYIGCIMLGGIVVNNAILLVDQAGQLSRQGMSVNHAVAEAGRRRLRPILMTSLTTILALMPLALGIGEGADAQAPLARAVVGGLTGSTLITLVLIPAVYSLFHAESKGAGK; encoded by the coding sequence ATGAATTTGCCGCGATTCAGTGTCAGCAGGCCGGTTTTCACGACCATGGTCACCCTGATCGTGATCGTTCTTGGCGGCATTTCCCTGAGCCGTCTGAAAACCGATCTGCTGCCCCAGATCGAGCTCCCCACCCTGTCCATTACCACCGAATATGAGGGCGCGAGCCCGGAAGTCATGGAACGCCTCGTGACCCGCATCGTCGAGGAGATCGTCGCCACCGTACCCGGAGTGGAAGAGCTCGCCTCCCGATCTTCGGAAGGTTCCAGCCGGGTCACTGTCACGTTCGTCTGGGGAACCGACATCGACACCGCCGCCCTGGACGTGCAGGCACGGCTCGAGGACGAAATCAACGAGCTCCCCGAGGACATCATCCGGCCGCGAATCAGCAAATTCGACGTTTCGAGCTTTCCGGTGGTGCTGTTGGGGATTTCCAGCAGCCTCGATCCGGTGGAACTGACCCAGCTGATCGAGGACCAGGTCCGCTACCGTTTCTCACGGCTGCCCGGCGTGGCCCAGGTGGACCTCTGGGGGGAATTCAAGCGCGAGGTGCGGATAGAGATCGATCCCAACCGGCTGAAAGCCCTGGGACTGGCCTTGGACCTGGTGCTGCAGGCGATCCGGGATGCCAATCTCGACCTGCCCGCGGGACGGATCGAGCAGGGACAATACGAGGTCACCCTGCGGGCTCCTGCCGAATTCACCCAGCTTGACCAGATCCGCAACACCGTAATCTACCGTCAGGGAGGCGCAGTCGTCACCCTTGGGCAGGTGGCTCAGGTCCGGGACACCTACGAGAAACTGCGGCGCCTGGTCCGGGTCAACGGGGAGCGGGGGCTGAGGGTGGCGATCCGCAAACAGGCCGACGCCAACACGGTGGAGGTGTCCCGGCGGGTTCTCAAAGAGATCGAAGAGGTCAACAAAGCCTTCCCGCAGATCCGCATCGTTCCGGTCATCAACCAGGGCAACTTCATCGAACGCTCCATCGCCAACGTGGCCCAGTCGGTGCTTTACGGCGGCGGCCTGGCGATCATCGTGCTGCTCTTCTTCCTGCGCGACATCCGCAGCACCCTGGTCATCTCCCTGGCCATCCCGATCTCGATCATCGCCACTTTCGTCCTGATCTATTTCGGAGGCTTCACCCTCAACCTGATGACTTTGGGAGGACTGGCGCTGGGGGTCGGAATGATGGTGGACAGTTCCATCGTCGTGCTGGAGAATATTTTCCGCCGACGCAAGGAAAACAGGGAGGAGACGGCGGAGGCAGCGGTGGAAGGGGCGCGGGAAGTCGGCCCGGCGATCGTAGCCAGCACCCTGACCACCCTGGTCATTTTCCTGCCGATGATTTTTATTCGAGGTGTGGCCGGAGTCCTGTTCAAGGAACTGGCCTATGTGATCATCTTTTCCCTGGTCTGCTCACTGCTGGTGTCCCTCAGCCTTGTGCCGATGCTCGCCTCCCGGCTGCTGGCCAGGGCGCAAAGGCCGGCAACCGGACGGAATCAATGGAGCCAAGCCCTGGCCGAGCGCGCAAATACCGTCTTCGGCCGGTTCGACAACAGCTACAGCAATCTGCTGCATTTCGTCCTGCAGCACCGCTGGCGTACGATTCTGATTGCCGTGTCGCTGCTCGCCGTCAGCCTGCTGCTGTTGCCGGGCATCGGGACCGAATTTCTTCCGCCCAGCGACGAAGGGGAGGTGCGGATAACCGGGGAGATGGAAACCGGCACCCGGCTCGACCTTGTCGACCAGCAGACCAGGCGGTTGGAGCAGATCGTCACCCCGGAGGTACCGGAGACGATCTCCTACGTGGCCAGTGCGGTAACCTCCGGCATGTCCAACAGCGGCGCCGCGGAGGGTCATCTGAATATCGCGCTGATGCCGGCCACCCGGCGGACCCGCTCCAATGAGCAGATCGCTCAGGAGCTGCGCCGCTTGCTGGAGGGCAGGGTTCCCGGCATGACCGTGCGTGTCAGAGCGCCTCAGGGACAGTTTCTTTTGGACAGGCTGCTGGGAGGAGAAGAAGCTGTCACCATCGAGATCCGCGGCTTCGATTTTGCCACCCTCGATACTCTGGCGGCACGGGTGGAACAGTCTATTCTCGATGTGCCGGGGGTCACCGATCTGTCCGCCAGCAAAAAGGCGGGAACCCCGCAACAGGAGATCCGGGTCAACCGGGACAAAATTGCGGATGTCGGTTTGAGCGTCCGGGATGTCACCCGGGCCCTGGAAACGGCAGTAGCCGGCTCCAGGGCCGGTGAATTCCGCGCCGAGGGGAATTCCTATCGGATCTTCGTTCAGTTGGCCGATGCCGAGAAGCGCTCCATCGAGGAAATACTCGACCTCACCCTGACCACGGCTGACGGGGAGCAGGTGGCTCTGCGCAATCTTGTCACTTCGGATATGAGCCGAGGACCGACTTTTATCGAACGAAAGGACCAGCAGCGTTTATTGGCGATCCAGGCCAATGTCGCCGGTCGCGATCTGGGGTCGGTGGCGCAGGACATCCAGGAGCGCCTCGAACTCATTCCCCGTCCGGTCGGTTACGACCTGACCATCGCCGGGAAATTCGAGGAGCAGCAGGAAGCCTTCCGTGAACTGATCATCTCCCTGCTGCTGGCCCTGCTGCTGGTCTACATGGTGCTGGCCTGCCAGTACGAGTCCCTGCGCAACCCGCTGGTGGTCATGCTCTCGGTGCCGGTGGCCGCGGTGGGCGTGCTGCTGATCCTGTTTCTCACCGGGACCACCCTCAACCTGCAGTCCTACATCGGCTGCATCATGCTGGGGGGCATCGTGGTCAACAACGCGATTTTGCTGGTCGACCAGGCCGGCCAGCTCTCCCGCCAGGGCATGAGCGTGAACCACGCCGTGGCCGAGGCAGGCCGGCGCCGATTGCGGCCCATCCTGATGACCAGTCTGACCACCATTTTGGCCCTGATGCCCCTCGCACTGGGTATCGGGGAAGGCGCCGACGCCCAGGCCCCGCTGGCCCGGGCCGTGGTCGGAGGCCTCACCGGCTCCACTCTGATCACTCTGGTGCTGATTCCGGCGGTCTACAGCCTGTTCCATGCCGAATCGAAAGGAGCCGGAAAGTGA